TACCATCGCGGGCCGCGGTAACGACCCAGCGGCCGGTGCGGCCCGCGGTGCGAACCGTCCAACAACGCCCGGTCTCTGCGAGGAACCGGGCGTGGATCCCTGCCGCATGCTGGACGAAATCGTAGAAATCAATCCTGTGGTGCGCGAGCACGATGATGCCGCCTGGGCGCAGGCGAGCGGCCATCTCACGCGCAACCCGGGCCATCTCTCGCGCTGAGAGGTAATACAGGATCTCGGCGATCACGATCACGTCATAGACGAGACGTGGCGGTCGACCGGGGAGCACGAGCAGCGATGCGCACGCACGAGGCCAGGCGGCAACGGCGCGTGCCGTCAGGTCGACCCCCTCCCTCGTGCCCTCGGTCGCATCGAGGCGCAACGCCATCCTCGCGATCGCGGCACTGTTGGATCCGTTGCCGCTGGCCAGCTCCAGCACCCGTCCGACCGGTCGGTGACCTATCGCGTGCAGGATCGCGGCACGCTTCACCGCCTCGTCACGGGCGGTGAAGGTGCGCCAGGGATCGTCGTCGCCGGCGAACTTGGCGGCGAACCCGGCAAGATCGATCGGGCTCGTCACTTCGAACCCGGCCGGTAGCGCTCGACCGGACGAGCAAAGGCCGCAAGCTCGTGTCTCGCGATCGTGAAGCCTGCTGGATCATCGGAA
The window above is part of the Sphingomonas sp. JUb134 genome. Proteins encoded here:
- a CDS encoding class I SAM-dependent methyltransferase, with product MTSPIDLAGFAAKFAGDDDPWRTFTARDEAVKRAAILHAIGHRPVGRVLELASGNGSNSAAIARMALRLDATEGTREGVDLTARAVAAWPRACASLLVLPGRPPRLVYDVIVIAEILYYLSAREMARVAREMAARLRPGGIIVLAHHRIDFYDFVQHAAGIHARFLAETGRCWTVRTAGRTGRWVVTAARDGMTRSR